DNA sequence from the Amycolatopsis sp. Hca4 genome:
CTCGATCGGGTAACGCTCGTTCTCGTCGACCTCCGCCGCGTACGGCGCGATCTCCTTCTCGGCCAGAGCCCGGACCGCGGCCCGCAGCTCCTCGTGCTCCTCGGCAAGCTGGTACAGGCCGTCGGTCACTTCCGGTCACCTTCTCTGCAACGTCGGGAGGGGTCTGTCGATGTTAGCGCTCGTTCACCTACGTCGTCCTTGTGGCGTTGACCGCACCGTTCGTATGGTCGGGTGATGCCGATCACCGCGCCGATGACGCCGCCCGGTCTGCCCACCTCCCTCGACTACCCCGAAGTCCCCGTCGGTTCGATCCTGGCGGCGGGTGCCGCGCGCTGGGGCGACCGGACGGCCTTCGCCCACGACGGTCACCAGCTCACCTTCGCCGAGACCCACCGCGCCGCCTGCCGGTTCGCCAACGCGCTGCGCGAGCGCGGCATCGGCCGCGGCGACGTCGTGGCGCTGCACCTGCCGAACTGCCTGGCCTTCCCGGTCGCCTACTACGGCACGCTGCTGGCCGGGGCCACCTTCAGCCCGGCAAACCCGCTGCTCCCGCCGGGCGACCTCGCGTTCCAGCTCACCGACTGCGAGGCCGCGGCGGTGGTGACGTACGGCCCGGTCGCCGGCGCGCTGGCGAGCGTCGCCGACCGGATCCCAGCGCGGTTCACCGTCGTCGTCCAGCCCACCGGCGACCTGCCCGAGGGCGCCACCGAGTTCGAGGCCTTCCACGCCGGCCGGCCGGAGACGCCGCCCGCCGTCGAGCTCGACGTCCACGAGGACCTCGCCCACCTCGCCTACACCGGCGGCACCACCGGCCGGTCCAAGGGCGTGCGGCTGACGCACCGCAACGTCGTGGTCAACACGCTCCAGCACGCCTGCTGGGGCACCGGCTCGGTGCCGGCCCTCGACGCGCGCGGCGACGTCACGATCGACCAGATCGGCAGCGAGGAGGAGTGGCCGTCGCGGCTGGGCACGGGCGTCGCGATCAACCTGACGCCGTGGTTCCACGCGATGGGCATCATCGGCGGCCTCAACGCGGCGGTGATCGCCGGCACGACGATGGTGCTGCACACGCGCTTCGACCCGGCGGCGTACGTCGCCGACGCCGAGCGGCTCCGCGTCACCGGCATGGGCGGCGCGCCGGCGCTGTTCGCGGCCCTGCTCGCGACGCCGTCGTTCCACACCGCCGACCTGTCGTCGGTCCGCTCGATCGGCTCGGGAGCGGCGCCGATGAACCACGCGATGATCAACGCGCTGCGCACCCGGTTCCCGGACGTGGTGGTCACCGAGGGCTACGGCCTCACGGAGGCGACGATGGGCGCGGTGATCTCGCCGACGTACCGCTCGGGCACGCGCAAGGTGGGCTCGGTGGGCGTGCCGATCTTCGACACGGAGGTCAAGATCGTCCCGGCCGAGGGCGGCGAGGACCCGCTCCCGCCGGGCGAGCGGGGCGAGGTCTGCCTGCGCGGCCCGCAGATCATGCTCGGCTACCGCAACCGCCCGGAGGAGACGGCGGCGGCCCTGGTGGACGGCTGGCTCCACACGGGCGACATCGGCATCCTCGACGACGACGGCTATCTGTCTATTGTGGATCGCAAGAAGGACATGCTGCTGTACAAGGGCTACAACGTGTTCCCCCGCGAGCTCGAGGAGCTGCTCACCACGATGCCGGGCGTCGCGGCGGCCGCGGTGGTCGGCCGCCCCGACCCGGAGGTCGGCGAGCTGCCGGTGGCGTTCGTGGTGCCCCGGGGCGCGCTGGACGCCGACGAGCTGATGGCCGCGGTCAACGAGAAGGTGCTGCCGTACAAGCGTTTGCGGGAGGTGCACGTGGTCGAGCAGATCCCGGTGTCGGCGGCGGGCAAGGTGCTGAAACGCGAGCTGCGGCAGCAGCTGTCCTAGAACGTCGGCTTGAACCGGCAGGACGCGGGGGTGGCCCGGCAGTCGTACCGCCGGGCACCATCGGTGCGCACGATGTACTCGATGTTGTGGGTGCCCCACGCGGTCGTGGCGAAGGCGGGCTGCCCGACGGGCGGGACGACCAGGGTGCGTTTGCCGCCGCGGTAGGAGTATTCGATGCGGACGCGCCAAAGGCAGAAGCACCGCTCGGTCTTGGCCTGGATCACCAGGTGCTCCGGCTTGCCCTGCTCGACGAACCGGATCTTGCCATCGGAGAGGTAGGGCCGCGCCAAGGCGGCGCCGTCCCCGGGCACCAGCGCGGGGATTTCGGCACCGGCCCCGGAGTCGAGCCGGAATTCGACGAGGGCGGTTTCCCCGCTGCCTTGCGGATCGGCGACGAAGGCGGTCCCGGCGAGCGGCGACCGCCGCTCCTCGACGACGGCGGTGATGTTCTCGATGTCGATCCGCGCGGAGCGGTGGCTTTCCAGGGTCACCTGCTGGCCGGAGGTGCCGAGCTGGGCATGGGTGTGCCGGCGCACCTCGTCGAGCACCTGCGCCGAGGCGGGAGTGGTGAGCTCGGCATCGGTGGCCCAGTACTGCCCGGCGAGGAGATCGGGCCGGCTTTCCCCACGCGCGGAGAGGACATCGTCGGAGAAGAGATCGCGGGCCCGATCGGCGACGAGCGGCGCAACCCCGGGAACGGCGACGGCCAGCACCAGAGGGGTGACGGTCGCGAGAAGCCATTTAGGCGCCCGGCCGAGCCCACGCCACCAGGCAGGCCCCTTGGTCGGCCGCCGGGCGGGTCGAAGGGAGGTCCGCCGCCCCGCGACGACCGGTGTCCGCTTCCGGCTCACGCCTCGGCACCTTCCTGGCCCGCGCGGAGGGAGGAGGCCGCCGGCTCCGATTCCCCGGCCGCCGCTGGCTCGGCCACCGACTTCGGCCCTCCGGCCGGCCCGGGCTCACCCGCCGGCTTCGCCGCTCCGGCCGCCGCTGGCTCCGCCTGCGCGCTCGCTTCTTCGCCCGATACCGGGTCGGCTGCCGGCTTCGAGTCGGTGGCCGAAGTCGGTTCTGGCTCCGCGTCCGGCCCGGGCGGCAGCTCCTCCCCGGGCTCCGGGTCCTCGATCACCCGCGGCCCCACCACCACCGCCAGCAGGGGCACCGCCGCCAGTGCCGCGAAGAAGCCCGTGCCGAACGTCAGCTCCGATCGCTGCGCGCTGATCCGGTTCGCCACGCCGGTCGGGTCCCACAGCAACCACGCGTTGATCAACAGCACCCCGTACAAGCCGCCGCACACGTACAGGGCCGTTGTTCGGGCCGCCGTCTGGGGCCAGCCCGTTGTCACCGCCGTGGTCACCAAGAGGACCAAGATTGCGATCAATCCCGCCCGGTAGATGCCGGGCCAGCCCGTGACCACCGCCGGGAGCTCTCCGTCGGTGATGTCGATCTCGAACCACGGCAGTGCCTGGGACAGCACCACCAACGGCACCGCGAGCACCAGCGCCGTCAGCCGGACCACCGGCGTGCGCCGGGCCGGCGGCGCAGCGGGCGCCGACGCCAGCGGAAGGCGCGTGGCCGCCGGGACGCCCGCCACGGCCACTCCGAGCCCGAGCAGCACCAGCCCCGTCGTGTAGAGCACCAGGCCCTGGGCCGCGTTCACCAGCACGTCCGGGTGGAGCTGCTCCGGATCCACGCCGGTGGCCGGCAGGCTGGACCGCATGTCGGCCGCGTTGGCGCGCAGCCCGACCACCATCGCCGCCAGCGCCGGCACCGGTGCGCACATCACCACCGGCAGCCAGCGGACCCCCGTCCGGCGGCGCGCGACCGACAACGCGAGCACCGCGCCCATCGCCGCCACCACCAGGAGCACCGCGAACGTCGGGCCCTGGCGCTCGATGGCTGTCACCGTCAACGGGAACGGCGGGTACCGGGAATCCACCCGCACCGAAACCCACGGGAACGTCAGCGCGACGACACCCAGCGCCGCACCGGTACCCGCCAGGACGACGCCGACGAGCCAGGGCACCGCAACGCCGCCGCCCGGCCGGGAATCCGCCATTTCCGCCCCTCGACCACTCCGGGAAATCCGGATTCAGGACCTTAGCGAATCCTCCCCGGCACCGAAGGCGAATCAGGGCAGAACGTCAGCGACCGGCCTTTTCGCGCAGCGCCGCGTCCTTGTCCAGCACCAGCTTCTCCAGGTCCGCCTGGAACTGCGCCATCTTCGCGCGCAGGCCCTCGTCGGACGCCGCCAGGATGCGGACGGCCAGCAGACCCGCGTTGCGCGCGCCGCCCACCGAGACCGTGGCCACCGGGACGCCCGCCGGCATCTGGACGATCGACAGCAGCGAGTCCAGGCCGTCGAGGTACTTCAGCGGCACCGGGACGCCGATCACCGGCAGCACCGTCGCCGACGCCACCATGCCCGGCAGGTGGGCCGCCCCGCCCGCGCCCGCGATGATCACGCGAAGGCCGCGGGAGGCCGCCGACGTGGCGTAGTCCAGCATGCGCTGCGGCGTCCGGTGCGCCGAGTAGACGCCCACCTCGTACTCGACGCCGAACTCGTCCAGTGCGGCGCCCGCCGCCTCCAGCGTCGGCCAGTCCGAGTCGCTGCCCATGATCACGCCCACCTGCGGCGCCATACCGACCTCTCCCGTCAGTGGATTTCGTAGCCGTCGAGCCAGACGGCGTGGGACAGCCAGTGCGCCGACAGCAGCGCGCGGTTGCGCAGGTCCTCCATGCGCTCACCGGTGAAGTTCACGTGCCCGAGCTTGCGGCCCGGCCGCTCCTGCTTGCCGTACAGGTGCACCCGCGCCTCCGGGTACCGCGCGAACAGGTGGTGCAGCCGCTCGTCCGGCCCCATCTCGGGCAGCTCCGGCGCGCCGAGCACGTTCGCCATCACGCACGCCGGCGCGATCAGGTCCGTCCGGCCGAGCGGGTAGTCGAGCACCGCGCGCAGGTGCTGCTCGAACTGGGACGTGCGCGAGCCGTCCATGGTCCAGTGCCCGGAGTTGTGCGGGCGCATCGCCAGCTCGTTCACCAGCAGCCCGGTGTCGGTCTCGAACAGCTCGACCGCGAGCAGCCCGGTGACGTCCAGGGTCGCCGCGATCCGCAGCGCCAGGTCCTGGGCCTCGTGCACCCGCGAGTCGGGCAGCCCCGGCGCCGGGGCGAGGACCTCGGTGTTGATGCCGCCGGTTTGCACCGTCTCCACCACCGGGTACGCCGCGCCCTGGCCGAAGGGCGAGCGGGCGACGAGCGCGGACAGCTCCCGCCGCATCGCCACCTTCGCCTCCACCAGCAGCGCCGTGCCCGCTTCGAGCAGCTCCGGCACGGTCTCGCGGGCGTGCTGCGCGGTGTCGAGCATCCAGACGCCGCGGCCGTCGTACCCGCCGGTCGCCGCCTTGAGCACCACGGGCCAGCCGTGCTCGCCGCCGAACGCCACCACGTCGTCCACAGAGGACACCTCGGCGAACGCCGGGCCCGGGACGCCGAGGCCCGCCATCATCTCGCGCATCACGAGCTTGTTCTGCGCGAAGCCGAGCGCGGACGCCGCCGGCCGGATGACGTGGCCCTCCATGGCCAGCGTCAGCAGGTGTTCCCCCGGCACGTGCTCGTGGTCGAAGGTGAGCACGTCGACCGAGGCCGCGAACTTCCGCAGGGCGTCGAGATCGGTGTGGTGCCCCAGCGTGACATCCCCGGCGACGAGCCCCGCCGCCTCGTTCTCGCTCGCGGCGAGCACGTGCAGGGACTGGCCGAGGGAGATCGCCGCCTGGTGGGTCATCCGGGCCAGCTGGCCGCCGCCCACCATGCCCACGACGGGCAGACCGGTGTGTTTGTCCATAGCGCCAGTCAGCCTAAACGGTCACGACCTGGGGTGACCGCCGGACCAGACGAAGCTCACGCGCCGCGAGCCCCAGGATGCCGCCCGCCGCCGCGAGCACGTACACATTGCCGAGGACCGACCACCCCAGGCCCCAGCCGAACTCGACGTCCCCGCCGTTGGGCACCAGCATCACGACCTGCGAAACGAACAGCGCCGTGACCGCCGCCGCGGCCCACCAGCGCGCCTTCACCAGCAGCAGCGTGATCAGCGGCACGCACCACACCCAGTGGTGCGACCACGACACCGGCGACAGCAGCAGCCCGTAGAACGCCGTCACGAGCAGCGCCGCCGCGTCCTCGCCACGCCGGTGCAGCCGCACCACCAGCCACACCGCGGGCACGGCGAGCACCGCCGCCACCCCGACCGCCACCGCCAGCGACCAGGGCGCCAGCGCCGAGGCCCGGTTCACCAGCCCGTTGAGCGACTGGTTGAAGATCCAGTGCACCGACCCGACCCGGCTCGGATCGGTCGCCGAATCCCGCCAGAACCGCATCGCGTCCACCGGGATGACTGCGAACATCACCGCTTCGAGCGCCACGAACGTGCCCAGGGCCCGCAGGCCGTCCTTCCACCGGCCGGTGAAGAACAGGTGCGGCACGAAGATCAGCGGGGTCAGCTTGATCGCCGCTGCCACGCCGATCAGCACGCCCGCCCACCGCGACCCGCGGACGGAGAGCACCAGGACGTCCAGCACCACGAACGCCATCAGTATCAAGTTGATCTGGCCCAGGAACAGCGTCTTCCAGACCGGTTCCAGCGCCAGGGCGATGACCGTTCCCGCCGGCAGCGCCCACCACCTTCTTCCCAGAAGGGATGTGCTCCCCGGCGACGACGAAACCACCGTGATGACGACCATAAGGGCGACCACCGACAAAACCGCGATCACGCCCCAGACCAGGCCCGATGGCACGAGGGCGAGTGGCAGGAACAGCGGCGCGGCGGCCGGGGTGTAGGTGAACGGCAGCCGCACCCAGTCCGGCAGCGCGGTCAGCACGTCCCGCGTGTAGAGCGGGTCGCCGTGCAGCAGCGTCAGCGCCCCCGCGCGGTACACGGCGCTGTCCGCGCCCAGGTGCCACCCGGCCAGCCAGACGACGACCCCGAAAGCCAGGACGAGCAGCGCGAGAACCCCGGCGAGAACGCGGCCGGTGCGCGCCTCAGACGCCGGCGGGGACGTCGACATCCGCGGCCGCCTTCTTCCGCGCTCGCCGCAGCAGCCCCCAGCGCAGGATCAGCGCGAAAGCCAGCACGACCGGCATCAGGATGTAGGCGTCCCCCAGCACGTTCTGCCACACCTTCCAGTGCAGCTCGACGTTGCGGCCGTTCGGCAGGATCAGCAGTACGCAGCTGACGAACACGAACGCCACCAGCCCGGTCCCGACCCAGCGCCGCCACGCCGTCTTCGGGGTGGTCTTCGGCAGCCGCGAAACCAGCAGCACGATCAGCGGGATCACCCACACCCAGTGGTGGGTCCACGAGATCGGCGACATCAGCAGCGTCCAGAACGCGGTGACGAGCACCGCGGCCAGCGCCTGGCCCTTGCGGTGGAAGCGCAGCAGCAGCCACAGCGCCGGGATCGCGAGCAGCAGGCCGATGCCCATCGCCGCCTTCGACGCCCACGGCGCGAGGTCGGTGGCCCGGTTCATCAGCGCGTTCAGCGACTGGTTGCCCGCCCAGTGCACCGGCCCGATCCGGCCGGTGTCGGGCAGCGTGACGGTCCAGTACTTGGCCGCGTCGTGCGCGTTGATCAGGAACATCAGGCCCTGGAGCAGCACGAACGTCGCCAGCCCGCGCAGCGCGTCCATCCGGCGGCCGGTGATGAACAGGTGCCCGAGGAACACCAGCGGCGTCAGCTTGATCGCCGCCGCGACGCCGACCAGGACGCCGCCCCAGCGGCTCCCCCGCGCGCCGATGACCAGCATGTCCAGCAGGATCATGGCCATCAGGATCAGGTTGATCTGGCCGAGGAAGATCGTCCGCCACACCGGCTCGAGGCCGAGGCAGACCAGGAAGAACACGATGGTCGAGCGGGCGGGCGAGGCCCACCAGCGCGGCCCGTCGGCGGCCGGGCGCGGCAGCGCGCCGATGGCGATCCGGATCGACAGCGCCATCGCCCCCAGCGAGACGGCCGTGATCAGGCCCCAGGAAATCTGCGTCGGGAAGGCCGCGAGCGGGACGAAGATCAGCGCCGCCGTCGGCGGGTAGGTGAACGGCAGCAACGCCCACCACGGCTCGTTCGGCAGGGTGTTGGCGTCGTAGAGCGAATCGCCGTTCAGCAGCGTCAACGCGCCGGCGCGGTAGACCGCGCTGTCGACGCCGAGCACCCAGTCGTGCTGCCAGCCGTAGATGCCGTACCCGATCGCGACCAGCGGAATCACCGACAGGATCAGGATCGACCGCGGGCGGACGGACAGCCGGGCGAGTGACTTCCGCAGGGCCAGCCGGTGCTGGGGTCTGGCCGCGACTGCGCCGTCGACGTCGGTGGATACGGTCCGGGTCACCGCACCAGGAAATCATGACCGGCCCGGTCGTGGTCCGAAGGGTCCGGGCGAAACCGGACTTTTCGGGTGTACTACGCGCGGGCCAGCTGGGCCAGCAGGTCGCAGGCCAGCTCGTGGGTGGCGGGCAGCCGCACCGCCGAGACGCGCGGGCGGCCGACGTCCGCCAGCTGGGCGTCGACCTGCAGCCGCTCGTGCAACGCCCGGCGCAGCGCGACGCCGCTCGAAGCGACCCGCTCGTCCTTCGGGACCAGGGCCGCGACGACGGACGGCCCGAGCGAAGCGACGCTCTGGCCGCTGTCGAAGACCGTCCGCAGCGCGTCCGCGACCAGGATCATCCCGGTCAGCCGCGGGAACCCGGCGATGGCACTGAGGTCGAGCGAGACGACGAGCAGCACGTGGTCTTCGGCGGCCGGGCGCTCGCGCGCTTCGGCGGCGCGGTAGACCTCCGCGAGCCGGGTACGCAGGTAGGCCGCCGACGGCAGGCCGGTCAGCGGGTCGGTGACCTCGGTGTGCACGAGCTGGTCGGTGGCGACGTCCGCCCAGGCCAGCGCGGTGGTCCGGAGCAGCCGCGCCGGTGTCGCGTCGACGTCCGGCGAGACGAAGCCGTCGCCGCTGTGATCGAGCACGGCGTGCAGCGCGGCGAGGTCGGTGAGGGTCTCCGCGAGGCCGGCCCCGGCCGCCGCCCGGGCTCTGGCCAGGCCGGCCAAGGCGGTTTCGGCGGCTTCGACGCGGCCCTTCGCCATCACCGCCGCGCAGACGGCGTCGACCTCGGGCAGCGCCCAGTCGCTCGGGAACCGCCAGCCCGCGGCGAGGCTGGCCGTGCGCCAGCGCGCCCGCAGCGCACGCAGGGAGGCGTCCCGTTCGGCCGGGGTGGGCGGAGTGTCACCGGAGCCGGATCGCGTAGCCGGAACATCCACTGGCCACCCGCCCCTTTCGTCCGGTTGATCCCGATCTTGTTCTGCGCTTCACGGTGTGGACGTACCCCGACGTGCCCCGTGACGCGTACTGACCGGTTTTTGTCGTGGACCTTTTCCCCGGCCGGCACCGGGGGTGGGTGATTTTGCTCCGCCGTCGGAGTCATCACACCGACCACGACGTGACCGCCGGGGGTGGGTCAGTCACACTTGTCTCGCGTCCCGGATCGGCCTGTAATGGCAGGTCCTGGCTCTAACCGACCGAGGAGTGCCGTGTCCACCGTTCCCGCCGATCTCAGCGGAAAGAGTGACGCCGAGCTGATCGCGGAGGTCCGCTCCGGGAAGATCAAGTCGTACGGCACGCTCTACGAACGGCACACCGGCGCCGCCCACAATCTGGCCCGTCAGCTGGCCCGCTCGAGCTCCGAAGCCGACGATCTCGTGTCCGAGGCGTTCGCCAAGGTGCTCGACACGCTGCGTAACGGCAAGGGCCCGGACACAGCCTTCCGGGCGTACCTGCTGACTGCGCTGCGTCACACCGCGTACGACCGCACGCGCAAGGAACGCCGGGTCGACCTCAACGAGGACATGACCGAGGTCGGGGGCGCCGCGGCCGAAGCGCTGACCGTGCCGTTCTCCGACACCGCGGTCGCCGGGCTCGAGCGGACGATGGCCGCCAAGGCGTTCGCCCGGCTGCCGGAACGCTGGCAGGCGGTCCTCTGGCACACCGAGATCGAGCAGCAGAGCCCGGCGGAGGTCGCACCGCTGCTGGGCCTGACCGCGAACGGCGTCTCGGCGCTCGCCTACCGCGCCCGCGAGGGACTCCGCCAGGCGTACCTGCAGGTCCACCTGCAGGAGAACGCCGAGGAACGCTGCCGCGCCTGCGCCGAGCGGCTCGGCGCGTGGACCCGCGACGGACTGTCCAAACGGGAACGCGCCCAGGTCGAGAGCCACCTCGACGAGTGCGACCGGTGCCGGGCGCTGGCCGCGGAACTGGCCGACGTCAACGGCGGGCTGCGCGCGATCATCGCCCCGATCGTCCTGGGCGGCGCCGCGCTGGGCTACCTCGCGACCATCGGCGCCGCGAAGGCGAGCGCGGCCACGGCGGCCGCCACGGGCGCGGCCGCCGCCGGTGCCGCGGCGGCGGGCGGCAAGGCCGGTGCGGCCGGGAGTGCCGCCGCGGCCGGGCCCCGCCAGTTCGCCGGGGTCGCCGCCTCGGGCACGGCGATCGTCGCGGCCGTCATCATCGCGCTCACCGCGGGTGGCGGGGTCCAGGAGGTGCCCGTCGCCGCTCCGGTGCCGGCCCCGGTCCAGCCGGCCCAGCCGCCGGCCCCGAAGCCGCAGCCCCCGGCCCCACCCGCGCCGCCGCAACAGCAGCAACCCCCGGCGCCCGAGCCGCCCGCGCCCCCGGCCCCACCTGCGGCTCCGCCGGTCGAGCCCGCTCAGCCGCCGGTCGCCCCGCCCGCCCCGCCTCCCGCGCCGGTCCCGCCCGCTCCGGCACCGCCGTCGATGTCCGCGACGACCCCGCCGGACGGCCTCGAGCTCAGCCCGGGCACCGCGACGAACCTGCCGATCACCGTGCGCAACGACGGCGGCAGCCCGTCCGACCCGGTGGCGGTCGCGCTGAACCTCCCCCGCGGGGTCCGCGCGGTCGACACCGGCGGCGGCGGTGCGCCACTGGCCCGCGCCGACGCGCCCGGCCCGGTTTCGGTGAACTGCCCCGGCGGCACGGGCAAGGTCACCTGCAAGACCGGCGCCGGCCTGCAGCCCGGCCAGAGCGCCACGCTGAACTTCCGCCTCCAGGCCGATGAGGACGCCGAAGGCGGCACGGTGACCGGCTCGGTCACCGCCGGCGTGCAGATCTCCGTCGCGGTGAGCGTCAAGGTCACCGTGAAGCTCCCGAAGGACGACATGGTCCTGGAAGCCCAAGGCGACGGGCTTTCGGCGTTCCCGTGGAACCACCACCCGCTGGTCTACGTGCGGGTCCGCAACACCGGCGAGACGACAAGGCCGGTCACGGTCACCTTCGACCACCCGCTCAAGCAGTGGTGGAGCCTGCGCGGCTTCCCCTGCACGACGACGGACGACGGCGCCACCTGCACGACGAAGAGCGCGGTGGCACCGGGCCAGCACGTCAACCTGTGGGTGCGGCTGAAGGGCCGTCCCGACGACGGCCGGGTGACGATCACGGCGGAGCTCGGCCGGGCGACGGCGCCGCCGGTGACCGTGGACTTCGGCTGCTGGCGCCACTGGTGCGGCAAGGACCCGCAGCCCCCGACGTCGACGACGACGGCCCCGACCTCCTCGAAGCCGTCCAAGCCGAAGCCGACCCCGTCGAAGCCGTCGTCGGCACCGCCGGTGACGACGACGGAAGAACCCACGCTCGAGCCGCCGGTGGCCACGACCACGACCAGCGCGCCGCCGCGGTCCGGCGGGAAACCCGGGGCCAAGCCGCCGACGGTCAGCCCGGAAAAGGCGTTCGGCTGGCTGACCGGCTGACCCCCTGATATCCGGACATTCGCGACAGCCGGCCCGCCTGAACCACGGGTAAACGCGGTGTACTCCTAGACTGCCTGGTGTGACCGTTGTGGAAACCGTGCTCAAGCGCACGCCGGAGCCACTGCGTTCGGTGCTGATCAAGCACCGGGAGCTGCTGAAGTTCGCGATCGTGGGCGGCACGACGTTCCTGGTCGACAACGGCGTCTGGTACGCGCTGAAGCTCACCGTGCTGGAGCCGAAACCGACCACGGCCAAGGCGATCGCGATCATCGTCGCGACCATCGTGTCCTACATCCTCAACCGCGAGTGGTCCTTCCGGACCCGCGGCGGACGCGAACGGCACCACGAAGCCGCGCTGTTCTTCGTCATCAGCGGCATCGCCGTCGGCGTCAACCTGGTCCCGCTGATCGTCTCGCGGTACGTGCTCGACCTCGAGGTCCCGCACGTGACGTTCCTGGTCCAGGAGATCGCGGACTTCGCGAGCGGCTCGATCATCGGCATGCTGCTGGCCATGTTCTTCCGCTTCTGGGGCTTCAAGAAGTGGGTGTTCCCGGACGAGCTGGGCGAGCGGCGGCGCGACACCGACCAGGTCACCCGTCTGCCCTGAAAAACTACTTGTCTCCTGACATGTAGTTGTCTAAAGTCATCCTCGTCAGTGTTCCTTCGTGAGGACGCCGTCCGGGTTCGGCCGGGCGAGCGGGACGATTCGAGGTGGTTTCCGAGCGCGAAGAGGTCGCATCCGTTCGCGGATGACGATGGAGCCTTTTCCCGACTCGACGGGACGC
Encoded proteins:
- a CDS encoding GtrA family protein; this encodes MTVVETVLKRTPEPLRSVLIKHRELLKFAIVGGTTFLVDNGVWYALKLTVLEPKPTTAKAIAIIVATIVSYILNREWSFRTRGGRERHHEAALFFVISGIAVGVNLVPLIVSRYVLDLEVPHVTFLVQEIADFASGSIIGMLLAMFFRFWGFKKWVFPDELGERRRDTDQVTRLP